A region from the Rosa rugosa chromosome 6, drRosRugo1.1, whole genome shotgun sequence genome encodes:
- the LOC133715352 gene encoding MYB-like transcription factor ETC3 produces MDVKRRRKQAKTCSSSFSEEVSSIEWEFINMSEQEEDLICRMYKLVGDRWGLIAGRLPGRKAEEIERFWLMRHGEVFASRRRTEQEKYQQPQQLNNSNNMNKSTKNSRRYNS; encoded by the exons ATGGACGTCAAACGCCGCAGAAAACAAGCCAAGACTTGCAGCAGTTCCTTCTCGGAAG AGGTAAGCAGCATTGAGTGGGAGTTCATAAACATGTCGGAACAAGAAGAAGATCTCATTTGTAGAATGTACAAGCTCGTCGGAGACAG GTGGGGACTTATAGCCGGGAGGCTTCCGGGCCGGAAAGCAGAAGAAATAGAGAGGTTCTGGTTAATGAGACACGGAGAAGTATTTGCAAGTAGAAGAAGAACAGAGCAGGAGAAGTACCAGCAACCCCAGCAGCTTAATAATAGCAATAACATGAATAAGTCTACTAAGAATAGTAGGAGATACAATTCTTGA